The following coding sequences lie in one Rutidosis leptorrhynchoides isolate AG116_Rl617_1_P2 chromosome 4, CSIRO_AGI_Rlap_v1, whole genome shotgun sequence genomic window:
- the LOC139841581 gene encoding uncharacterized protein produces MAKSRKPLIICCAVTLGLVLIISITSITLYFTLFKPKQPKITTQSVTLDSFSSDVFDITNTNVTLGVTITVNNPNYGGFKYENSTSYVTYHGDFVAEAPVMEDTIPARGVHDVSTTVLVVGKSLLTNPSFLGDLGSNTLNFTAITGLKGKAIVFKYFKKKATTMTTCDISVHIIGKNSTSVAYKLKNVVNLVVKYGW; encoded by the exons ATGGCTAAATCTCGAAAACCTCTAATAATATGTTGCGCGGTTACACTTGGATTAGTACTAATAATTTCAATCACTTCAATCACACTTTACTTCACTCTTTTCAAGCCAAAACAACcgaaaatcacaactcaaagtgtcaCACTAGACTCGTTCTCATCAGATGTATTTGATATAACGAATACAAATGTCACGTTAGGGGTAACAATCACCGTTAACAATCCAAATTATGGTGGATTTAAATATGAAAATAGTACATCTTATGTGACTTATCATGGAGACTTTGTGGCTGAAGCACCCGTTATGGAAGACACAATCCCGGCTCGTGGAGTACATGATGTTAGTACGACGGTTTTGGTGGTTGGGAAGAGTTTGCTTACGAATCCGAGTTTTTTGGGTGATTTGGGTAGTAATACTTTGAATTTTACAGCTATAACGGGGTTAAAAGGGAAGGCAATAGTTTTCAAGTATTTCAAAAAGAAGGCTACAACTATGACTACTTGTGATATTTCTGTTCATATAATTGGTAAAAATTCAACGTCT GTAGCTTATAAACTCAAAAATGTTGTAAATTTAGtggttaaatatggatggtaa